One Synechococcus sp. MU1617 DNA window includes the following coding sequences:
- a CDS encoding EamA family transporter produces MTGVLAALGAAMAWTGASALWRSLSGRMTAIRLNAMKNGLASLLFLPVLLTLPHNTEMQAVLLLLISGLIGIAVGDSFYLGALRRLGTRRTLTVEASGPVLASIAGVLVMGDSLGVKNGLGALLVSSAVVLIALKAKKTNQSDQGGIAADLGPGLLLAFSAVICGLSGAFLARHVLISSDLTPLQTAAIRLLGGWLGLLPFLNGIWRQTNLTRREQWRLVTATVIGTNGGILLQQVVLQSMPVGEGVTLMATAPVMALFVGRMEGDPIQLSGVAAAGLALAGVACTSL; encoded by the coding sequence ATGACGGGTGTACTGGCGGCCCTCGGAGCGGCCATGGCCTGGACGGGAGCCAGTGCACTTTGGCGGTCGCTATCGGGGCGGATGACGGCGATCCGGCTCAATGCCATGAAAAACGGGCTGGCCAGCCTGCTGTTTCTGCCGGTTCTACTCACACTTCCGCATAACACCGAAATGCAGGCCGTTCTGCTGCTGTTAATCAGCGGCTTGATCGGCATCGCGGTCGGCGACAGCTTTTATCTCGGGGCGCTGCGGCGACTCGGCACCCGACGAACCCTCACTGTGGAAGCCAGCGGCCCGGTGCTGGCCAGCATCGCTGGGGTTCTGGTGATGGGAGACAGCTTGGGAGTGAAGAACGGTCTCGGCGCGCTTTTGGTTTCAAGCGCCGTAGTTCTCATTGCTTTGAAGGCGAAAAAGACGAACCAAAGCGACCAGGGGGGGATCGCTGCTGACCTCGGCCCCGGGCTGCTGTTGGCATTCTCGGCCGTGATCTGTGGGCTAAGCGGAGCCTTTCTGGCCCGTCATGTGCTGATCAGCAGCGACCTAACCCCATTGCAGACGGCAGCCATCAGGCTGCTGGGCGGATGGCTTGGTCTACTCCCCTTCCTCAACGGGATCTGGAGACAAACCAACCTGACGCGACGGGAGCAATGGAGGCTTGTGACCGCCACCGTGATCGGAACCAACGGGGGAATCTTGTTGCAACAAGTGGTGTTGCAGAGCATGCCCGTTGGAGAAGGGGTGACGCTGATGGCCACGGCGCCAGTGATGGCGCTGTTTGTGGGCCGAATGGAAGGAGACCCAATTCAGCTCTCTGGCGTGGCTGCCGCGGGGCTCGCTTTGGCCGGTGTGGCCTGCACCAGCCTCTGA